One genomic region from Metallosphaera tengchongensis encodes:
- the cutB gene encoding glyceraldehyde dehydrogenase subunit beta yields MYPPKFGYVIPDSLDEANEFLETHEDAKALAGGHSLIPMLKLRILRPSYLVELKGLNDLHYMRREAGKIHIGALTTHYEILKGNLPLLSEAASTVADPQVRNMGTIGGVISHLDPAADYPASLIAMDATVKIKGTKGEREVPFKDFAKDMFSPDLAPGELVKEVITPEFAGYTFSYKKLERRAGDYAIVGVAVLMRREGDVVKDLRIGLTAVNNKAVRALEAEKVLLDREPNEKLIEEAAEKAMGYANPTSDIRGSAEYKKKMTKVMTKRALLEALKR; encoded by the coding sequence ATGTACCCGCCTAAGTTCGGATATGTAATACCTGACTCGCTGGATGAGGCAAACGAGTTTCTAGAGACCCATGAGGACGCTAAGGCTTTAGCTGGAGGACATAGCCTTATTCCAATGCTAAAGTTAAGAATTCTGAGGCCTTCTTACTTGGTTGAACTGAAGGGACTCAACGATCTTCACTACATGAGGAGGGAGGCAGGCAAGATACATATAGGTGCTTTAACTACTCACTACGAAATTCTTAAGGGAAACTTACCTCTATTGAGCGAAGCTGCCTCCACAGTGGCTGACCCTCAGGTAAGAAACATGGGGACTATCGGAGGAGTAATTTCTCACCTTGACCCTGCAGCTGACTACCCAGCATCCTTAATTGCTATGGATGCGACGGTGAAGATTAAGGGAACCAAGGGAGAAAGGGAGGTCCCCTTCAAAGATTTCGCCAAGGACATGTTCTCCCCAGATCTGGCGCCAGGGGAACTTGTGAAGGAGGTCATAACCCCGGAGTTCGCAGGGTATACCTTTTCCTACAAGAAACTTGAAAGGAGGGCTGGAGACTACGCCATAGTGGGGGTAGCTGTCCTCATGAGAAGGGAAGGAGACGTGGTCAAGGACTTGAGGATAGGGCTAACCGCTGTAAACAACAAGGCCGTTAGGGCTCTCGAAGCTGAGAAAGTACTCTTAGACAGGGAACCCAATGAAAAGCTGATCGAAGAGGCAGCGGAGAAAGCCATGGGATATGCCAACCCGACCTCAGACATTAGGGGATCAGCTGAGTATAAAAAGAAGATGACGAAAGTAATGACCAAGAGGGCTCTTCTTGAGGCTCTGAAGAGGTGA
- a CDS encoding YHS domain-containing protein has protein sequence MKDPVCGEEVTHTTYVYNYKGKSFYFCSPMCMAEFKKRPEKYAK, from the coding sequence TTGAAGGATCCTGTTTGCGGAGAGGAGGTCACTCACACTACTTACGTTTACAACTACAAGGGTAAGTCGTTCTACTTCTGCAGTCCCATGTGCATGGCTGAGTTTAAAAAGAGACCTGAAAAATACGCGAAGTGA
- the cobA gene encoding uroporphyrinogen-III C-methyltransferase — MKGKVVLVGAGPGDAGLLTLKGMEMLKSCDVVVYDRLVSEEVLKLVRGEAELIYAGKNLGESQSQDAINHLLLRKALEGKLVVRLKGGDPYVFGRGEEECSFLIQRGVPCEVVPGVTSAIAAPAYAGIPVTSRWFSSGFTVVTGSKSEGSGIDLDYIPKKGTLIIMMGVSKIEEVKEALLKVRSPDTPAAIVERGTTLQQRVFACTLKDLDQCVFENGVEAPAVIVVGEVIKLRDKLWKYQ; from the coding sequence ATGAAGGGAAAGGTAGTGCTCGTGGGGGCAGGACCAGGAGACGCTGGGTTACTTACATTGAAGGGGATGGAGATGCTAAAAAGTTGTGACGTTGTGGTTTACGACAGGTTGGTCTCTGAGGAAGTACTTAAACTAGTCAGGGGCGAAGCTGAGCTTATTTACGCTGGAAAGAACTTGGGTGAGTCGCAAAGTCAAGACGCGATAAACCATCTCCTTCTACGCAAGGCCTTAGAAGGAAAATTGGTTGTGAGACTAAAGGGGGGAGACCCTTACGTGTTCGGGAGGGGAGAAGAGGAGTGCTCATTCCTCATCCAACGAGGAGTTCCATGTGAAGTGGTGCCTGGAGTGACAAGTGCCATCGCGGCCCCAGCCTACGCTGGCATACCTGTAACCTCAAGGTGGTTCTCGTCTGGATTTACTGTAGTTACGGGCTCTAAATCTGAAGGGTCAGGCATAGACCTAGATTACATTCCCAAAAAGGGAACACTAATCATTATGATGGGCGTCTCCAAAATAGAGGAGGTCAAGGAGGCACTCCTTAAAGTGAGATCCCCAGATACTCCAGCGGCCATAGTCGAGAGGGGTACCACTCTGCAACAGAGAGTTTTTGCGTGCACCTTAAAGGACCTTGATCAGTGCGTTTTCGAGAACGGGGTTGAGGCACCTGCTGTTATCGTGGTTGGGGAGGTAATTAAATTAAGAGATAAATTGTGGAAGTACCAATAA
- a CDS encoding amidohydrolase family protein yields the protein MKILIKAKLAYVKDEVLRGVYLGIDNSKLVSITREEPEEFEDAELILGGEDRILSPGFISVHTVLSLYPFRYNLVSGRQNVNDVISVLGQKDVYSLSMMGAYHLLRSGVTTAVTADPFPESVARAMIKVGIRPIIAVPVNCSWGSSDWKREFKVLYDRWKGQDTRIVFKLCSQEETDEVVGLSREFKVPILVDRLVDLSQSKGLTSNDLIVGMGGASRGDLEFIRERKLGISFLPSIEVCKFTLGALLPSVSLDLSLSYDIRRELGYAVSRLLLTPEEAVRSGTLWGYRQLRLNYPLELGVTPDFALYQVNEPPFYPLDYSSPYETLLFSTGVPETVVVGGEPVLDGTVPLNVGLKDVESAQEIVRDIGGKKSTLEKN from the coding sequence TTGAAGATCCTCATCAAGGCGAAATTGGCATACGTTAAGGACGAGGTTCTTAGAGGAGTATATCTTGGGATAGATAACTCGAAGCTGGTCTCAATCACAAGGGAGGAGCCAGAGGAATTTGAAGACGCGGAGCTCATACTAGGGGGAGAAGATAGGATACTGTCCCCCGGATTTATATCCGTGCATACCGTGCTGTCCTTATACCCTTTCAGGTATAACCTAGTCTCAGGTAGACAAAATGTAAACGATGTTATATCCGTGTTGGGGCAGAAGGATGTTTACTCACTGTCCATGATGGGGGCATATCACCTCCTTAGGTCAGGAGTAACTACTGCGGTGACTGCGGATCCTTTCCCGGAGAGCGTAGCTAGAGCCATGATAAAGGTCGGGATCAGACCCATCATCGCGGTTCCAGTGAACTGTAGCTGGGGTTCCTCTGACTGGAAGAGGGAGTTCAAGGTTCTTTACGATAGGTGGAAAGGTCAGGATACCAGGATTGTCTTTAAGCTCTGCAGTCAAGAGGAAACCGACGAAGTGGTCGGGTTGTCACGGGAGTTTAAGGTCCCCATCCTAGTGGACAGGTTAGTTGACCTTTCCCAAAGTAAGGGGTTGACCAGCAATGACCTAATAGTTGGTATGGGCGGCGCGTCCAGGGGGGATCTGGAGTTCATAAGGGAGAGGAAGCTTGGAATTTCTTTCCTCCCGTCCATTGAGGTATGTAAATTCACCTTGGGCGCCTTACTCCCCTCAGTATCCCTTGACCTTAGCCTTAGTTATGATATTAGAAGGGAGCTAGGCTACGCTGTCTCCAGACTGTTATTGACACCTGAAGAGGCAGTGAGGTCTGGGACTCTGTGGGGTTACAGACAGTTGAGGTTAAATTACCCCCTGGAGCTGGGGGTCACGCCGGATTTCGCCCTCTACCAGGTAAACGAACCTCCATTTTATCCTTTGGACTATAGCTCCCCTTACGAGACTCTACTTTTCTCCACGGGAGTCCCAGAAACTGTGGTGGTTGGGGGAGAGCCAGTTCTCGACGGCACAGTCCCCTTAAACGTGGGCTTGAAGGATGTAGAGAGCGCACAGGAGATAGTGAGGGATATTGGAGGGAAGAAGTCAACTCTGGAAAAAAATTGA
- the taw21 gene encoding tRNA 4-demethylwyosine(37)-methyltransferase Taw21 — translation MEGRSQLWKKIEIVGDIAIIPVPFHFDPDELRKYAQEVMDRTKVKSVWGRKRDVGGTFRLPTYLHLAGDERSDTLYREHGSLFYLDIRKVFFSQKLTFEHRRIAEAVKRDEIVVNMFSGFGAISILSYKIGRPKVVYSIDLNPHAYYYMMVNVELNNAYGVIPIYGDAFSKMRKLEEADRIISPLPERDKEAYSVAMEKLKPGGTLHLFAEVKVERGEDPVVKAMSRFPGSVNGRIVRSTNPGKYHVVLDIVKKPGIREGI, via the coding sequence TTGGAGGGAAGAAGTCAACTCTGGAAAAAAATTGAGATTGTTGGAGACATAGCCATAATTCCGGTTCCCTTCCACTTCGACCCAGACGAGTTGAGGAAGTACGCCCAGGAGGTCATGGATAGGACGAAGGTGAAGTCCGTGTGGGGGCGTAAGAGGGACGTTGGAGGGACTTTCAGGCTCCCCACCTATCTCCATTTGGCAGGAGATGAAAGAAGCGACACCCTTTATAGAGAACACGGCTCTCTCTTCTACCTGGACATTAGGAAGGTCTTCTTCTCCCAGAAGCTGACCTTCGAGCACAGGAGAATAGCTGAAGCTGTTAAAAGGGACGAGATAGTCGTAAACATGTTTTCAGGGTTCGGTGCCATCTCGATTCTCTCCTATAAGATCGGAAGACCGAAGGTGGTTTACTCCATTGACTTAAACCCTCACGCTTACTACTATATGATGGTTAACGTAGAGCTCAACAACGCTTACGGCGTGATCCCAATTTACGGCGACGCCTTTAGCAAGATGAGGAAACTAGAGGAGGCAGACAGAATAATATCTCCTTTACCAGAAAGGGATAAAGAGGCGTATTCGGTAGCCATGGAAAAACTTAAGCCTGGAGGAACGTTGCACCTTTTCGCTGAAGTCAAGGTAGAGAGGGGAGAGGATCCAGTAGTCAAGGCAATGTCTAGGTTTCCTGGCTCCGTGAACGGTAGGATCGTTAGGAGCACTAATCCTGGAAAGTATCACGTGGTTCTAGATATCGTTAAAAAACCAGGTATTAGAGAAGGGATTTGA
- a CDS encoding glutamine synthetase family protein — translation MSKPELMDALKSGRVDYVRVEFIDVLGHVRGRSLRRAEFEKVINGNVGVPYAESLLVLDYRDKPLKTEYGDALAFPDPQSFVIIPYLERTARVLSFLFSPDGTPSKYCTRSLLQRANQKLEERGLKLEVAFEPTFYLLKEEEGSLRPSDNSKAFSPEGLMDQQVFLKDVIKYLELVGIEVEMINKHYGPGQYEITFSAKESLGAADELVTAREVIRDVAKLHNKLATFMPKPYSTHPGSSMDIYLRLTKTDGTDVMLDPNDPKGIGLSKTAYSFFGGILEHLGSILAIASPTINSYKRFKDVITPGLGGIGTERHYILRIPSNLKENRSVEFRLADPLSNSYLLLSALIYAGMEGIDKGLDAEVDNVVVNIPRDMREALSNLDKDSLKYNLDEKLVSAFLELKRREIEDYESFITEWERDAYLKAGW, via the coding sequence TTGTCAAAGCCAGAATTAATGGACGCGTTAAAATCAGGGAGAGTGGATTACGTAAGAGTTGAGTTCATTGATGTTCTAGGACACGTGAGGGGTAGATCCCTGAGGAGAGCAGAGTTTGAGAAGGTGATTAATGGAAACGTTGGAGTGCCCTACGCGGAATCTCTCCTCGTTCTGGACTACCGAGATAAACCTCTGAAGACGGAGTATGGTGATGCCTTGGCTTTTCCAGATCCTCAGTCATTCGTGATAATCCCTTACCTTGAGAGAACGGCTAGGGTGCTATCATTCCTATTTAGCCCTGACGGTACGCCCTCCAAATATTGCACCAGGAGCCTCCTGCAGAGGGCAAACCAGAAACTGGAGGAGAGAGGGTTGAAATTGGAAGTAGCTTTTGAGCCAACCTTTTACCTCTTAAAGGAGGAGGAGGGGAGCTTAAGACCTTCGGACAACAGTAAGGCGTTCTCTCCAGAGGGGCTCATGGATCAGCAGGTTTTCTTAAAAGATGTAATAAAATATCTTGAACTAGTGGGAATTGAGGTAGAGATGATAAACAAGCACTATGGACCAGGACAATACGAGATAACATTCTCAGCGAAGGAGTCCCTAGGAGCAGCTGACGAATTGGTGACAGCCAGGGAGGTAATTAGAGACGTTGCTAAACTTCACAATAAGCTAGCCACCTTTATGCCTAAACCTTACTCCACCCACCCAGGTAGTAGTATGGACATATATCTTAGGTTGACTAAAACGGACGGGACTGACGTGATGCTGGATCCTAATGACCCTAAGGGTATAGGACTGAGCAAGACAGCTTACAGCTTTTTCGGAGGTATATTGGAACACTTGGGAAGTATTCTAGCTATAGCCTCCCCAACAATAAACTCTTACAAGAGATTCAAGGACGTGATCACGCCCGGCTTGGGAGGGATAGGGACGGAGAGACATTATATCTTGAGGATACCCAGTAACTTGAAGGAGAACAGATCTGTGGAGTTCAGGCTGGCAGACCCCCTGTCCAACTCTTATCTGTTGCTTTCCGCATTGATCTACGCCGGAATGGAAGGCATAGATAAGGGACTGGACGCTGAAGTAGACAACGTTGTTGTAAATATACCTAGGGACATGAGGGAAGCACTGTCCAATCTTGATAAGGATAGCTTGAAGTATAACCTTGATGAAAAGCTCGTGAGCGCCTTTTTAGAGCTCAAGAGAAGGGAGATCGAGGATTATGAGAGTTTCATTACGGAATGGGAAAGGGATGCGTATTTAAAGGCCGGATGGTAA
- a CDS encoding alcohol dehydrogenase catalytic domain-containing protein: MLAAVFSERGKPLQLQEVSDPLNPIRVGATGLCHGDVHIIMGDWGWDVNVSPPLILGHEIALVDDQGNTHLLYNSKGCGVCKQCRSGFPQYCERLKVIGVHVNGGFANYMEKPEGYPLVPVKGNPADVAPLADAGTTAVNSVEGISEGDVVAVLGTGEVALLSIQLLKLVGAETWVVGRNQSKLRKARELGADEVIFSKGQYSSSLSESAGLKKFDYILDYVGSDESLRDVPWLLRRTGELRIIGEFGGELRIPEQLLVLRGLRVKGILYGSLSHMKEAVRIYEKGMLKTLSVPYSLSEINQAISDLLEGKVVGRVVIIPSF; encoded by the coding sequence ATGTTAGCCGCTGTTTTTAGTGAAAGAGGGAAACCCCTTCAGCTACAGGAAGTTTCAGACCCATTAAATCCGATAAGGGTGGGAGCTACAGGCCTTTGTCACGGGGACGTTCATATAATAATGGGGGACTGGGGATGGGATGTTAACGTCTCCCCTCCATTAATTTTAGGTCACGAGATAGCTTTAGTTGACGACCAGGGTAACACCCACCTTCTATACAACTCCAAGGGGTGCGGAGTTTGTAAGCAGTGCAGGTCTGGTTTTCCCCAATACTGTGAGAGGCTTAAGGTGATAGGTGTCCACGTTAATGGAGGTTTTGCCAATTACATGGAGAAACCGGAGGGTTATCCTTTGGTTCCGGTTAAGGGAAATCCTGCAGACGTAGCTCCCCTCGCTGATGCCGGTACCACTGCGGTTAACAGCGTTGAGGGAATCAGTGAAGGCGATGTGGTAGCCGTGTTAGGGACCGGTGAGGTAGCTCTTCTATCCATACAACTTCTAAAGCTTGTGGGCGCTGAAACTTGGGTGGTCGGTAGAAACCAGAGTAAGTTAAGGAAGGCGAGGGAACTCGGGGCAGATGAGGTAATTTTCTCCAAGGGACAGTACTCAAGCAGTCTGTCTGAGTCGGCTGGTCTTAAGAAATTTGATTATATTTTGGACTACGTTGGTAGTGACGAAAGTCTGAGGGACGTCCCCTGGCTGTTAAGGAGAACGGGAGAGTTGAGAATTATTGGTGAATTTGGTGGCGAGCTTAGGATACCGGAGCAGTTGTTGGTTTTAAGGGGTCTGAGGGTGAAGGGAATCCTGTACGGTTCCCTATCCCACATGAAGGAGGCAGTAAGGATTTACGAGAAGGGAATGCTAAAGACTCTATCAGTCCCTTACTCATTGAGTGAAATAAATCAGGCAATTTCAGACTTACTTGAGGGAAAGGTTGTGGGGAGGGTAGTTATAATACCCTCTTTCTGA
- the rtcA gene encoding RNA 3'-terminal phosphate cyclase yields the protein MLEIDGSFGEGGGQILRTSLTLSALTGRPFRLNNIRIRRKNPGLQAQHLASVKVAKLLADAEVKGDFLGSTLLEFRPKEIQEGDFTIDIGTAGSVSLVSVTAIPLMINRRTTLRILGGTDVPLSPPIDYMRLVYLPVIEKMGIRGKIKLLRRGHYPKGGGEVLLDSFRGNPVDLNLKEFGTLVEVRGVSHVSSLPGHIARRQAEGAREVLKTLAVPIHIEEEVRAEESTGSGITLSGIGSSVVGSSSLGERGVRAETVGERSAKGLLKVLETKASLDDHMSDMIMNFSFFANLSYTGSEFTEHCKTNLSIIRKFLDIEVSLKGDKPFHIEIRKRVL from the coding sequence ATGCTAGAAATAGATGGGTCTTTCGGTGAGGGGGGAGGACAGATACTTAGGACTTCACTTACGCTATCAGCGTTGACAGGAAGGCCCTTCAGGCTTAACAACATTAGGATAAGGAGAAAGAACCCAGGCCTACAGGCACAGCATCTGGCCTCAGTGAAGGTCGCTAAGCTCCTAGCTGACGCGGAAGTCAAGGGAGACTTTTTAGGTTCCACTCTCCTGGAGTTTCGTCCTAAGGAGATACAAGAGGGAGACTTTACCATAGATATAGGCACGGCTGGGAGCGTAAGCTTAGTTTCCGTGACTGCAATTCCGCTCATGATAAACAGGAGAACCACATTGAGAATTTTAGGTGGTACAGATGTTCCTCTCTCCCCTCCCATAGACTACATGAGACTAGTGTATCTCCCTGTAATCGAGAAAATGGGTATTAGAGGAAAGATCAAACTTCTGAGGAGGGGACATTACCCGAAGGGAGGAGGAGAAGTACTCCTTGACAGCTTTAGGGGAAACCCTGTAGACCTTAATCTAAAGGAGTTTGGAACTCTGGTTGAGGTCAGAGGAGTATCTCACGTTTCTTCCCTCCCGGGCCATATCGCCCGGAGGCAGGCAGAAGGTGCCAGGGAGGTTTTAAAAACCTTGGCTGTGCCCATCCACATTGAGGAGGAAGTGAGGGCTGAGGAAAGTACGGGCTCAGGGATAACTCTCTCTGGTATAGGCTCCTCTGTGGTTGGGTCTAGCAGTCTAGGAGAGAGAGGAGTGAGGGCTGAGACCGTGGGGGAGAGATCAGCTAAGGGACTCCTCAAAGTTCTAGAAACTAAAGCGTCGCTGGACGATCATATGTCCGATATGATAATGAACTTCAGCTTTTTCGCTAACCTTAGCTACACAGGTTCGGAGTTCACTGAACACTGCAAGACCAACCTGTCCATAATAAGGAAATTTTTAGACATTGAAGTTTCGCTCAAAGGCGACAAACCGTTCCACATTGAAATCAGAAAGAGGGTATTATAA
- a CDS encoding DNA polymerase IV (Dpo4; involved in translesion DNA polymerization; belongs to Y family of polymerases; does not contain proofreading function), with amino-acid sequence MIVLFVDIDYFFAQVEEVLNPSLRGKPVVVCVYSGRTKDSGAVATSNYQARKLGIKAGMPIVKAKELGEDAVFLPMRKEIYSEVSGRIMGIISKYGDQMEVSSIDEAFLDITRRARDFQEAEKIAMELKREILDKEKITVTVGIGPNKVIAKIVADMNKPNGLGIVRNDKVNDFVEKLDISKVPGIGGKLESVLKGQGITTLGKVKRVKFEELARLVGKSKAIYLISLANNTYMEPVRPKEKHHKGRYVTLGKNTREMKEILPYLRRAIEEAFAKIDGLPREIYVVAIMEDLDIVSRGKSLKFGVEEDKALEISSDLLRKIIESDKRKLRRVGVRLGKVTRSSSLRDFLK; translated from the coding sequence ATGATTGTATTATTTGTGGACATAGACTACTTTTTCGCCCAAGTGGAGGAGGTCTTAAATCCGAGTTTGAGAGGAAAACCTGTAGTTGTTTGCGTCTACTCTGGGAGAACAAAGGATAGTGGGGCAGTGGCGACTTCGAACTATCAAGCTAGGAAGTTAGGCATCAAGGCTGGTATGCCGATCGTGAAGGCTAAGGAGCTAGGGGAGGACGCTGTGTTCCTCCCCATGAGAAAGGAGATTTACTCAGAGGTCTCAGGACGTATTATGGGCATAATATCAAAATATGGGGATCAGATGGAGGTCTCTAGTATAGATGAAGCCTTCCTGGACATAACCAGGAGAGCAAGGGATTTTCAGGAAGCTGAAAAAATAGCTATGGAACTAAAGAGGGAAATACTTGACAAGGAGAAAATCACAGTCACTGTTGGTATAGGCCCCAACAAGGTTATAGCTAAGATTGTGGCTGACATGAATAAGCCCAACGGCCTCGGGATAGTGAGAAACGACAAGGTTAACGATTTCGTTGAGAAACTGGACATATCCAAAGTACCGGGGATCGGAGGAAAACTGGAGAGCGTCTTGAAGGGACAGGGGATCACAACGCTTGGGAAAGTTAAGCGTGTAAAGTTTGAGGAACTAGCTAGACTTGTGGGGAAGAGTAAGGCTATATACCTCATTAGCCTGGCTAACAACACTTACATGGAGCCTGTGAGGCCTAAGGAGAAGCACCACAAGGGAAGGTACGTTACATTAGGGAAAAACACCAGGGAAATGAAAGAGATACTACCATACTTGAGGAGAGCGATCGAGGAGGCTTTCGCCAAGATTGATGGACTTCCAAGGGAGATCTACGTCGTGGCAATAATGGAGGACTTAGATATTGTTAGCAGAGGAAAAAGCCTCAAGTTCGGAGTTGAGGAAGACAAGGCCTTGGAAATATCCTCTGATCTCCTAAGAAAGATCATAGAGAGCGACAAGAGGAAATTGAGGAGAGTTGGTGTCAGGCTAGGTAAGGTGACCAGATCGTCGTCACTCAGGGACTTCCTCAAATGA
- a CDS encoding PfkB family carbohydrate kinase: MSVGKLNVDILVRAEGIPEPDRPMFTDLLKLFPGGSATNYALSVLRLGHSSKILTKVGKSPIVKALMTQLAEEGVGLDYLEEVNEEPNITLIFLRSDGKVSMIRRTNPILLPTAEDVSKMRGMFDVIHFASIPPSSVIYDEGARLVTYDPGPYASEYGGEKVDVIFVNSEEYKRLGSRVNSKLVVVKRGANGAAVFGDGVECQGDGLKVNVLDTTGAGDVFDAAFNVKYSTDSEVSEALRFAIVASAIKVERLGGVSSPSIHEVMERLKKSNAKINCR, encoded by the coding sequence TTGTCTGTAGGAAAGCTTAACGTGGATATACTCGTTAGGGCGGAGGGCATCCCTGAGCCGGACAGGCCGATGTTCACCGATCTGCTGAAACTTTTCCCAGGAGGGTCTGCCACAAACTACGCCCTAAGCGTGCTAAGGCTAGGGCACAGCTCGAAGATCCTAACCAAAGTTGGAAAGTCTCCCATAGTCAAGGCGTTAATGACCCAATTGGCTGAGGAGGGAGTGGGTTTGGACTACTTGGAAGAAGTAAACGAGGAGCCCAACATCACCCTAATTTTCCTTAGAAGCGACGGCAAAGTTTCCATGATAAGGAGGACTAATCCTATCCTATTGCCAACTGCAGAGGACGTTAGCAAAATGAGAGGTATGTTCGACGTAATACACTTCGCATCAATTCCCCCCTCATCTGTGATATACGATGAAGGTGCGAGACTAGTGACCTACGATCCAGGCCCTTACGCGTCAGAATACGGAGGGGAAAAGGTGGACGTTATTTTTGTCAACTCGGAGGAATACAAGAGACTTGGAAGCAGGGTGAACTCTAAGCTAGTGGTGGTTAAGAGAGGGGCTAACGGAGCAGCGGTTTTCGGAGATGGAGTGGAGTGTCAGGGTGATGGGTTAAAAGTAAACGTTCTGGACACCACAGGGGCTGGTGACGTCTTCGATGCAGCTTTCAACGTTAAGTACTCGACTGATTCTGAGGTCTCTGAGGCGCTTAGGTTTGCCATAGTGGCCTCGGCAATTAAGGTTGAAAGGTTAGGCGGGGTTAGCTCCCCGTCTATCCATGAGGTTATGGAAAGGCTCAAAAAGTCAAACGCGAAAATTAATTGTAGATGA
- a CDS encoding CBS domain-containing protein: protein MSHSNYIRVTKPFIVEEGTKVSDLVRELKGRGIDIVLVVRKGTPIGWLSTKNLDSPERLSCEVQEIMNRNIITVNGNEDLLDVLSLMIKNKLDCLLLMKRGKVEGVITVKDVLYAIQKNAETVSSQTS, encoded by the coding sequence ATGTCACATAGTAATTACATACGCGTTACTAAGCCCTTCATAGTCGAGGAGGGGACTAAAGTGTCTGATCTTGTTAGGGAGCTGAAAGGGAGAGGAATCGATATTGTCCTCGTTGTGAGGAAGGGGACACCAATTGGGTGGCTGAGCACGAAAAACTTGGATAGTCCTGAAAGACTAAGTTGTGAAGTCCAGGAGATCATGAATAGAAACATTATTACGGTCAACGGAAATGAGGATCTGCTTGATGTTCTAAGTTTGATGATAAAGAACAAATTGGACTGTCTACTCCTCATGAAGAGGGGTAAAGTGGAGGGAGTTATTACTGTTAAGGACGTCTTATACGCAATCCAGAAAAATGCTGAAACCGTTTCAAGCCAGACTAGTTGA
- a CDS encoding RuvB-like helicase, translating into MAEIREVRKIESQERASIHSHISGLGVDESGKPKFKANGLVGQIEAREAAWVVVQLIKQGKMAGKGILLVGPPGTGKTALAVGIARELGEDTPFNTLNASEIYSVDLKKTEVLTQAIRKSIGVRVRQRRLVYEGVVKEVRMKVARSKLNPYVQMPREAEIKLATKDEEKTLTAGESIAEQFNRLGIRKGDVIWIDAETGNVVKVGRAKEIEGAKSYDIDSVRSVEIPGGPVKKEKELTNTLTLYDLDLSLAAQSISITALFSLWSEREISQDIRKQVDSYVKDLISKGNGELIPGVLFIDDAHMLDMETFSFLTKALEAELAPILVLATNRGTTKIRGAEVEAPHGMPLDLLDRLLIITTRPYSKEESKEIISIRAEELDVELDQSALEELTNLSQSESLRYAIQLLEPSLIVAKRAGRNVVKADDVREASRLFVDVKKSVKYVKEYENLFLK; encoded by the coding sequence ATGGCGGAAATAAGGGAGGTAAGGAAGATCGAATCTCAGGAAAGGGCAAGTATACATAGTCACATCTCTGGTCTAGGCGTTGATGAGAGCGGAAAACCTAAATTCAAGGCTAACGGTCTAGTGGGACAGATTGAGGCAAGGGAAGCTGCTTGGGTAGTAGTTCAACTTATTAAGCAGGGTAAGATGGCAGGGAAAGGGATCCTACTTGTAGGTCCCCCAGGTACAGGGAAAACTGCCCTCGCCGTGGGAATAGCTAGAGAGCTGGGCGAAGACACTCCTTTTAATACTCTCAACGCCTCTGAGATTTACTCAGTTGACCTAAAGAAGACTGAAGTCCTAACTCAGGCCATAAGAAAGTCCATAGGTGTTAGGGTAAGACAGAGGAGACTGGTTTACGAAGGAGTGGTAAAGGAAGTGAGGATGAAGGTAGCGAGAAGTAAGCTTAACCCGTATGTTCAGATGCCCAGGGAGGCCGAAATCAAACTTGCCACCAAGGACGAGGAGAAAACCCTCACAGCTGGGGAGTCCATAGCTGAGCAGTTCAACAGGCTTGGAATAAGGAAAGGAGACGTAATATGGATAGACGCAGAGACCGGAAACGTAGTTAAGGTGGGAAGGGCTAAGGAGATCGAGGGAGCTAAGAGCTACGATATAGATTCAGTGAGGTCTGTGGAAATCCCAGGCGGTCCAGTAAAGAAGGAAAAGGAACTTACAAATACTCTCACACTTTATGATTTAGATCTAAGTTTGGCCGCTCAAAGCATTTCCATCACCGCGTTATTCTCGTTATGGAGTGAAAGGGAAATAAGCCAGGACATTAGGAAACAGGTAGACAGCTACGTGAAGGACTTAATAAGCAAGGGGAACGGTGAGCTAATTCCTGGAGTCCTTTTCATTGATGACGCACATATGCTGGACATGGAGACCTTCTCCTTCCTAACCAAGGCCCTAGAGGCCGAACTTGCGCCTATCCTGGTTCTTGCCACAAACAGGGGTACCACTAAAATAAGGGGCGCCGAGGTAGAAGCTCCCCACGGCATGCCGTTAGACTTACTGGACAGGTTGCTCATAATTACCACGAGACCCTACAGCAAGGAGGAAAGCAAGGAAATCATTTCCATAAGGGCAGAGGAGCTTGACGTTGAACTGGACCAGTCGGCCCTAGAGGAGTTGACCAATCTATCTCAATCAGAGAGTCTAAGGTACGCTATCCAGCTACTGGAACCTTCCCTAATCGTAGCCAAGAGAGCCGGTAGAAACGTAGTTAAGGCGGATGACGTAAGGGAGGCGTCGAGGCTCTTCGTTGACGTAAAGAAAAGCGTAAAATATGTAAAGGAGTACGAGAACCTATTCCTCAAGTGA